A single window of Salvia splendens isolate huo1 chromosome 6, SspV2, whole genome shotgun sequence DNA harbors:
- the LOC121807442 gene encoding callose synthase 3 yields MSARGGSSQQNPQLQRRITRTQTVGNLGESVFDSEVVPSSLVEIAPILRVANEVEPSNPRVAYLCRFYAFEKAHRLDPTSSGRGVRQFKTALLQRLERENDPTLIGRVKKSDAREMQSFYQHYYKKYIQALQNAADKADRAQLTKAYQTANVLFEVLKAVNQTQSVEVDREILETHDKVAEKTEIYVPYNILPLDPDSANQAIMKYPEIQAAVHALRNTRGLLWPKDYKKKKDEDVLDWLQAMFGFQKDNVANQREHLILLLANVHIRQFPKPDQQPKLDERALDEVMKKLFKNYKKWCKYLDRKSSLWLPTIQQEVQQRKLLYMGLYLLIWGEAANLRFMPECLCYIYHHMAFELYGMLAGNVSPMTGENVKPAYGGEDEAFLKKVVTPIYDVIAREASRSKKGKSKHSQWRNYDDLNEYFWSVDCFRLGWPMRADADFFCKPVDQFQSDSNGETKPTKDRWVGKVNFVEARSYWHIFRSFDRMWSFFILSLQAMIIIAWNGSGQPSAIFEDDVFKKVLSIFITAAILKLGQAILDVILSWKARQSMSFHVKLRYILKVVSAAAWVVILPVTYAYSWKNAPGFAQTIRSWIGSSSSDHSLFILAVVIYLSPNLLAAFLFLFPFVRRFLERSNYRIVMLMMWWSQPRLYVGRGMHESTFSLFKYTLFWVLLTITKLAFSFYIEIKPLVGPTRTIMSAHVSAYQWHEFFPQAKMNIGVVIAIWAPVILVYFMDAQIWYAIFSTLFGGIYGAFRRLGEIRTLGMLRSRFQSLPGAFNACLIPEDKSEIVKKKGLKATFSRKFEVIPSSKEKEAARFAQLWNKIITSFREEDLISDREMDLLLVPYWADRDLELIQWPPFLLASKIPIAVDMAKDSNGKDSELKKRIQSDDYMYSAVCECYASFRNIIKTLVRGNREKEVIEYIFSEVDKHISEDDLLTDYRLSALPSLYDLFVRLVKYLLDNKQEDRDQVVILFQDMLEVVTRDIMMEDHISNLLDSIHGGSGHEGMVPLDQQYQLFASTGAIKFPTPDSEAWKEKIKRLYLLLTVKESAMDVPSNLEARRRISFFSNSLFMDMPSAPKIRNMLSFSVLTPYYTEEVLFSLPELEVPNEDGVSILFYLQKIYPDEWENFLERVKCLSEEELRGSDELEEQLRLWASYRGQTLTRTVRGMMYYRKALELQAFLDMAKDDDLMEGYKAVELNEDQLKGERSLWTQCQAVSDMKFTYVVSCQLYGIQKRSGDPRAQDILRLMTTYPSLRVAYIDEVEEPSKDRSKKVNDKVYYSTLVKAALPKSNSSEPGQNLDQVIYRIKLPGPAIMGEGKPENQNHAIIFTRGEGLQAIDMNQDNYMEEALKMRNLLQEFLKRHDVRHPSILGLREHIFTGSVSSLAWFMSNQETSFVTIGQRLLANPLKVRFHYGHPDVFDRLFHLTRGGVSKASKVINLSEDIFAGFNSTLREGNVTHHEYIQVGKGRDVGLNQISLFEAKIANGNGEQTLSRDLYRLGHRFDFFRMLSCYFTTIGFYFSTLITVLTVYIFLYGRLYLVLSGLEKGLSSLPGIRQNKPLEIALASQSFVQIGFLMALPMMMEIGLEKGFRTALSEFILMQLQLAPVFFTFSLGTKTHYYGRTLLHGGAKYRPTGRGFVVFHAKFADNYRLYSRSHFVKGLELMILLLVYQIFGQSYRGTVAYILITVSMWFMVGTWLFAPFLFNPSGFEWQKIVDDWTDWNKWTSNQGGIGVPPEKSWESWWEEEQDHLRHSGKLGIIAEIILASRFFIYQYGLVYHLHITRHTKSILVYGISWLVIFLILFVMKTVSVGRRKFSANFQLAFRLIKGLIFVTFISILVILIVIPRMTPRDIVVCILAFLPTGWGLLLIAQACKPVVQRAGFWGSVRTLARGYEILMGLLLFTPVAFLAWFPFVSEFQTRMLFNQAFSRGLQISRILGGHRKDRSSRSKE; encoded by the exons ATGTCAGCCAGGGGAGGGTCGTCGCAGCAGAATCCACAGCTGCAGCGGCGGATTACGCGCACTCAGACGGTGGGTAATCTCGGGGAGTCTGTGTTTGACAGTGAAGTAGTGCCATCGTCTCTGGTTGAAATTGCTCCCATTCTTCGAGTTGCCAATGAAGTGGAGCCTAGCAACCCGCGTGTTGCCTACCTCT GTAGGTTTTATGCTTTTGAAAAGGCTCACAGGTTGGACCCTACTTCAAGCGGACGTGGTGTTCGGCAATTCAAAACAGCTCTTCTACAACGTCTCGAAAGG GAAAACGATCCAACATTGATAGGAAGAGTTAAAAAAAGTGATGCACGTGAAATGCAGAGTTTTTATCAGCATTACTACAAAAAGTATATCCAAGCTTTGCAAAATGCTGCTGACAAAGCTGATCG TGCACAGCTCACAAAAGCATACCAAACAGCTAATGTTCTCTTCGAGGTTTTGAAAGCAGTTAACCAGACACAATCTGTGGAAGTTGATCGTGAG ATATTGGAGACTCACGATAAAGTTGCAGAGAAGACAGAAATATATGTCCCTTACAATATTCTACCTCTTGATCCTGACAGTGCGAATCAGGCTATCATGAAATATCCAGAG ATTCAAGCTGCCGTACATGCACTTCGAAATACCAGAGGTCTTCTTTGGCCTAAGGattacaaaaagaaaaaggatgaaGATGTCCTTGACTGGCTTCAAGCAATGTTTGGTTTTCAG AAAGATAATGTGGCAAATCAAAGGGAGCATTTGATTTTACTACTTGCAAACGTGCACATACGACAGTTTCCAAAGCCTGATCAACAACCGAAG TTGGATGAGCGTGCTCTAgatgaagtgatgaagaagctTTTCAAGAATTACAAGAAATGGTGCAAGTATTTAGATCGCAAAAGTAGCCTGTG GCTACCTACTATACAACAAGAAGTGCAACAGCGCAAGTTGCTGTATATGGGGCTATATCTTCTTATATGGGGAGAAGCTGCCAATTTGAGATTCATGCCAGAGTGCCTGTGCTACATCTATCATCAT ATGGCTTTTGAACTTTATGGTATGCTTGCTGGTAATGTAAGTCCGATGACTGGCGAGAATGTGAAGCCTGCTTACGGAGGAGAAGACGAGGCCTTCCTAAAAAAAGTTGTCACCCCAATTTATGATGTGATTGCTCGG GAAGCTTCAAGGAGCAAGAAAGGAAAATCCAAGCACTCCCAGTGGAGAAATTATGATGATTTAAATGAGTACTTTTG GTCCGTAGATTGCTTTCGGTTGGGTTGGCCCATGCGTGCTGATGCTGATTTTTTCTGCAAGCCAGTGGATCAGTTCCAGAGTGATTCAAATGGA GAGACAAAACCTACTAAAGATAGGTGGGTGGGGAAAGTAAATTTTGTTGAGGCTCGTTCATATTGGCAtatctttagaagctttgacagaATGTGGAGTTTCTTCATCCTGAGCTTACAG GCTATGATCATTATTGCTTGGAATGGCTCAGGACAACCTAGTGCAATTTTTGAAGATGATGTTTTCAAGAAAGTACTGAGCATCTTTATAACTGCTGCAATATTGAAACTTGGACAAG CTATCCTTGATGTAATTCTGAGTTGGAAAGCTAGACAGAGCATGTCCTTCCATGTCAAGTTAAGATACATTCTAAAGGTTGTGTCTGCTGCTGCTTGGGTGGTTATCCTGCCTGTTACCTATGCTTATTCATGGAAGAATGCTCCTGGGTTTGCTCAAACAATCAGAAGTTGGATTGGAAGTAGCTCAAGTGATCATTCATTGTTCATCTTGGCTGTTGTTATCTACTTATCACCAAATTTGCTTGCTGCCTTTCTGTTCCTTTTCCCCTTTGTTCGTCGGTTCCTTGAGAGGTCCAATTATAGGATTGTGATGCTAATGATGTGGTGGTCCCAG CCTCGGCTCTATGTTGGCAGGGGAATGCATGAAAGTACCTTTTCTCTCTTCAA GTATACATTATTCTGGGTGCTCCTTACCATTACAAAGTTAGCTTTCAGTTTCTATATCGAG ATAAAGCCTTTAGTTGGTCCAACAAGAACTATCATGAGTGCTCATGTGTCAGCTTACCAGTGGCATGAGTTTTTTCCTCAAG CTAAGATGAATATTGGCGTCGTGATTGCAATCTGGGCTCCAGTTATCCTT gtaTATTTCATGGACGCACAGATCTGGTATGCTATATTCTCCACACTGTTTGGGGGCATATATGGTGCATTCCGTCGTCTTGGAGAG ATTCGGACGTTGGGAATGCTTAGATCACGGTTCCAATCGTTGCCAGGTGCTTTTAATGCATGCTTAATTCCTGAGGATAAAAGTGAGATTGTGAAAAAGAAAGGACTGAAGGCTACATTTTCCCGCAAGTTTGAAGTG ATCCCATCCagtaaagaaaaagaagctGCAAGGTTTGCTCAGTTGTGGAACAAAATAATAACAAGTTTCAGAGAGGAAGATCTTATAAGTGACAG GGAAATGGATCTGCTGCTTGTACCATATTGGGCTGATCGTGATTTGGAGCTGATACAGTGGCCCCCATTTTTGCTTGCCAGCAAG ATTCCTATAGCAGTGGATATGGCTAAAGATAGTAATGGAAAAGATAGTGAACTGAAAAAACGGATACAATCTGATGATTACATGTATTCTGCTGTCTGCGAGTGCTATGCTTCTTTCCGAAACATCATTAAAACCTTAGTTCGTGGAAATCGAGAAAAAGA GGTCATTGAGTACATCTTTTCTGAAGTTGACAAGCATATATCAGAGGACGATCTATTAACAGATTACAGGCTTAGTGCTCTTCCCAGTCTTTATGATCTCTTTGTTAGGCTTGTAAAATACTTG CTAGACAATAAGCAGGAGGATAGGGATCAAGTAGTCATTCTTTTCCAGGATATGCTTGAAGTAGTTACCCGTGATATAATGATGGAAGATCACATATCCAA CTTGTTAGATTCAATTCACGGTGGATCAGGACATGAAGGAATGGTCCCTCTTGACCAACAATATCAGTTATTTGCCTCCACTGGAGCCATCAAGTTTCCAACTCCCGACTCAGAAGCTTGGAAAGAGAAG ATCAAAAGATTGTATTTGTTGCTGACGGTAAAGGAATCAGCTATGGATGTACCATCGAACCTTGAAGCTAGAAGACGCATTTCCTTCTTCTCCAACTCTTTGTTTATGGACATGCCTTCAGCTCCTAAAATCCGCAATATGCTTTCTTTCTC GGTTTTGACTCCTTATTATACGGAGGAAGTTCTTTTCTCTTTGCCTGAGCTAGAAGTGCCAAATGAAGATGGTGTTTCCATTCTCTTTTACTTGCAGAAAATTTACCCAG ATGAATGGGAAAATTTTCTGGAGCGTGTGAAGTGTCTCAGTGAGGAAGAACTTAGAGGATCTGATGAATTAGAAGAACAACTACGCCTTTGGGCATCTTATAGGGGTCAAACGTTAACAAGAACTG TAAGAGGAATGATGTACTACCGCAAAGCACTTGAGCTTCAAGCCTTCCTTGATATGGCCAAGGATGATG ATTTAATGGAAGGATACAAGGCTGTTGAGTTGAATGAGGATCAATTAAAAGGAGAGAGGTCACTTTGGACTCAGTGTCAAGCAGTTTCAGATATGAAGTTCACTTATGTTGTATCTTGTCAGCTGTATGGTATTCAAAAACGATCTGGCGATCCTCGTGCACAGGATATATTGAGACTTATGACGAC ATACCCATCTCTTCGAGTAGCATATATAGATGAAGTTGAAGAGCCAAGTAAAGACAGGTCCAAGAAGGTGAATGATAAGGTGTATTACTCCACCCTTGTGAAGGCTGCTCTGCCAAAGTCAAACTCTTCAGAGCCAGGCCAGAACCTGGACCAG GTAATCTATCGTATAAAGCTTCCAGGACCTGCCATCATGGGGGAAGGAAAACCTGAAAATCAGAATCATGCCATCATTTTTACACGTGGAGAAGGGTTACAGGCAATTGATATGAATCAG GATAACTATATGGAAGAAGCTCTGAAAATGAGAAACCTGCTTCAAGAATTTCTTAAGCGACATGATGTGAGGCATCCATCAATTCTTGGTTTGAGGGAACATATATTTACTGGAAG TGTTTCCTCCCTTGCTTGGTTTATGTCAAATCAAGAGACAAGTTTTGTTACCATCGGTCAGAGATTGTTGGCCAATCCTTTAAA GGTTCGTTTTCATTATGGTCATCCAGATGTTTTTGATCGACTATTTCACCTCACAAGAGGTGGAGTGAGCAAAGCCTCCAAGGTCATCAACCTGAGCGAGGACATATTTGCTG GTTTCAATTCTACCCTTCGTGAAGGAAATGTGACCCATCATGAATACATACAAGTTGGTAAAGGAAGGGATGTAGGACTTAACCAAATATCTCTGTTTGAGGCGAAGATTGCCAATGGAAATGGTGAACAAACATTAAGTCGTGATTTATATAGGCTTGGCCATCGTTTTGACTTCTTCCGAATGTTGTCATGCTATTTCACCACAATCGGTTTCTACTTCAGTACCTTG ATTACGGTGCTCACCGTGTACATCTTCCTGTATGGTCGCCTTTATCTTGTTCTTAGTGGCCTTGAGAAAGGGCTCAGTAGTCTACCTGGGATTCGACAAAATAAACCTCTTGAAATCGCACTTGCCTCTCAGTCATTTGTTCAAATTGGTTTTCTGATGGCTCTACCTATGATGATGGAAATTGGACTGGAGAAAGGGTTTCGAACTGCATTAAGCGAATTTATACTGATGCAATTGCAGCTTGCACCTGTGTTTTTCACATTTTCACTGGGAACAAAGACACATTATTATGGGAGGACATTACTTCATGGAGGTGCAAAATATAGGCCAACTGGTCGTGGGTTTGTGGTGTTCCATGCGAAATTTGCTGATAACTATCGGCTATACTCTCGTAGCCACTTCGTTAAGGGACTTGAGTTAATGATATTGCTCCTTGTTTATCAAATCTTTGGGCAATCCTATAGGGGCACTGTTGCATATATATTGATTACTGTATCAATGTGGTTTATGGTTGGCACCTGGCTATTTGCTCCCTTCCTTTTCAACCCTTCTGGTTTTGAGTGGCAAAAGATAGTTGATGATTGGACTGATTGGAACAAGTGGACTAGTAACCAAGGAGGTATCGGTGTTCCACCTGAAAAAAGTTGGGAATCATGGTGGGAGGAAGAACAGGACCATCTTCGTCATTCAGGGAAACTAGGCATCATTGCTGAGATCATATTGGCCTCAAGatttttcatttatcaatatggGCTTGTTTATCACTTGCACATCACCAGGCATACTAAAAGTATTCTG GTATATGGCATATCATGGCTAGTGATCTTTCTGATCCTTTTTGTCATGAAG ACAGTTTCGGTTGGGAGGAGAAAGTTCAGTGCAAATTTCCAACTTGCTTTTCGGCTTATCAAAGGTTTAATTTTCGTCACGTTCATCTCTATCCTGGTTATATTGATCGTCATCCCTCGCATGACACCAAGAGACATTGTAGTCTGCATACTTGCCTTCCTGCCTACTGGTTGGGGTTTACTTCTG ATTGCACAAGCATGCAAGCCGGTTGTTCAAAGAGCCGGATTTTGGGGTTCGGTCCGAACACTTGCACGTGGTTATGAGATCTTGATGGGACTGCTACTGTTTACACCAGTAGCATTTCTTGCATGGTTCCCATTCGTGTCTGAGTTTCAAACTCGGATGTTGTTCAACCAAGCATTCAGTAGAGGTCTTCAAATTTCTCGTATTCTTGGCGGACATCGAAAAGACAGATCCTCACGGAGCAAGGAATAG
- the LOC121809968 gene encoding luc7-like protein 3, translating to MDAQRALLDELMGSARNLTEEERKGHREIKWDDKEVCGCYMVRFCPHDLFVNTRSDLGACQKIHDPKLKESFEMSPRHDPFVPKFEADLAQYCERLVSDLDRRVRRGRERLAQDVEVQPPPPISAEKAEQLSVLEEKIKNLLEQVESLGEEGKVDEAEALMRKVELLHIEKTALTQQPQDKLLMAAQEKKMALCEICGSFLVANDAAERTQSHVTGKQHVGYGMVRDFLVEYKEAKEKAKEEERLAREREAEERRKLQDKEHEGKRRRSGSSDRDRPRHRDYDRERDRYRERDRYNGRNGRGSREVGRGSDRKNISSSNGREGSRDRYREHERSRSRSPAKHGRRRSSRSPGRPY from the exons ATGGATGCTCAGAGGGCTTTGCTTGATGAACTCATGGGCTCAG CACGTAATTTGActgaagaagagagaaaagggCACCGGGAAATCAAGTGGGATGATAAGGAAGTGTGTGGTTGCTACATGGTCCGGTTCTGTCCTCATGATTTGTTTGTCAACACTCGGAGCGACTTAG GGGCATGCCAGAAAATTCATGACCCGAAGTTAAAGGAAAG CTTTGAGATGTCTCCTAGACATGATCCATTTGTTCCGAAGTTTGAAGCTGATCTCGCTCAATACTGTGAAAGGCTG GTTTCTGATTTAGACCGGAGAGTGAGGCGTGGCCGTGAACGCCTTGCACAAGATGTTGAAGTCCAGCCTCCTCCACCAATTTCTGCTGAAAAGGCGGAGCAGTTGTCTGTTCTGGAAGAGAAGATAAAGAACCTGCTGGAACAAGTTGAGTCTCTTGGTGAAGAGGGGAAGGTGGATGAAGCTGAGGCACTTATGAGAAAG GTGGAATTGCTGCACATTGAGAAGACTGCCTTAACTCAGCAACCACAGGATAAATTATTGATGGCTGCACAAGAGAAAAAAATGGCACTATGTGAAATATGTGGTTCTTTTCTAGTCGCAAATGATGCTGCAGAGAGAACTCAGTCACATGTTACTGGAAAGCAACACGTAGGCTATGGCATGGTTCGGGACTTTCTTGTTGAGTATAAG GAAGCCAAGGAGAAggcaaaagaagaagaaagactGGCTAGGGAGAGAGAAGCTGAAGAACGAAGGAAGCTGCAGGATAAAGAACATGAGGGTAAACGCAGAAGAAGTGGCTCATCTGATAGGGACAGGCCTCGTCACCGGGATTATGACAGGGAGAGGGACCGATATCGTGAACGTGATAGATATAATGGAAGGAATGGTAGAGGAAGCAGAGAGGTGGGAAGAGGGTCAGATAGGAAGAACATTAGCTCAAGTAATGGAAGAGAAGGGAGTAGGGATAGATATCGAGAACATGAAAGGAGCAGATCTCGTTCTCCTGCCAAACATGGTCGCAGGAGGTCATCCAGGAGTCCAGGCCGTCCATATTAG